GGTTCCAGTAGTTGTGGTTGGTCAGGTTCAGCACGGTCTCGGCGTCGGTCGTGGCGGTGTAGTCCATGACCAGCTTGTTGTCGGGGGTCAGGGTGTACTTTACGGTGACCTTCAAGTTGCCGGGATAGCCTTCTTCGCCATCCTTGCTGGTGTAGTCGAACTGCACGCCCACGGCGTCTTCCGTTTCGATCTTCTTGGAGTCCCAGACAACCTTATCGAACCCTTTCAGACCGCCGTGCAAGGTGTTCGGGCCGTTGTTGGTGGCCAGGGTGTATTCTTTGCCGCCGAGGGTGAATTTGCCTTTGGCGATACGATTGGCGTAGCGGCCGACGGTGGCACCAAAGTAGGGCGTGCCCCCCAGGTAGCTTTCCAGGTTGTCGAAACCAACGTTGATGTTGGCCGACTTGCCTTCTTTGTCCGGCGTGGAAAGGGTGGTCATGATCGCACCGTAGTTGATCAGTTCCATCACAATGCCGTTGCCGTTGTCGACCGTGTACTTGGCAATCACGGTTCCGTCCGGCAATTGGCCGAATTCGCTCGCGGTCACATTCATGGGGGTGTCATTTCCTTTTGCTGCAGGCTCCGCGGCCGTCAGGCCAGAAGCACTCATTACAATCGCCGCAAGGCAAAGTGCGGCAGGGGCTAAGCAGCGTTTCATCATCGGAACTCCAAGCAGTTGGGGCTAGTAGACTGACGGCCGAGGGGGCCGCACCAGGAAAAGAGAAAGAGATGTGCATTGAGAAACATTATCAAGGTGCGAATTCCGGAAGTCTAGCGTTCTCCGTAATTTACGAAGCAAACCAACCCACATTTTTGTGCGTAGTACAAGAGTTTGAGTTTGATTGCACAAGCACCTGAGATTTTTTGCGAAAATATTCGAGTCACCCCGCAAGGTTTTCTCTTCTGCGGTAACTAACCCTCTGAATACAGGATGAACCCCATCGAGCTGCCAGGAGACAACGTGAAGCCCGAGCCCGCAGAAATGCTTAAGCAGCATGAGCGATGGCTGAGGACCGCACTATATGCGCGGCTGCGTAGTCCGATGGAGGTTGATGACGTGATGCAGGAAACGGTTACCGCAGCGCTGGAACATTGGCAGCAGATTAGGGACCCCAGCGCTGTGGGACCGTGGCTTTACAAAATTGCCATTCGCCAGGCTCTGTTGTATCGCCGCAAGCAAGGACGC
Above is a window of Blastopirellula marina DNA encoding:
- a CDS encoding aldose epimerase family protein, whose product is MNVTASEFGQLPDGTVIAKYTVDNGNGIVMELINYGAIMTTLSTPDKEGKSANINVGFDNLESYLGGTPYFGATVGRYANRIAKGKFTLGGKEYTLATNNGPNTLHGGLKGFDKVVWDSKKIETEDAVGVQFDYTSKDGEEGYPGNLKVTVKYTLTPDNKLVMDYTATTDAETVLNLTNHNYWNLAGATSGKNYNHQLKLEADKYLPVDETLIPTGDMASVKGTPMDFTSFKAIGKDIQETGGDPIGYDHCYVLNDQSNKLTLAATVKEPTSGRVMEVWTTQPGIQFYSGNFLDGSKGNAGLNQHEAFCLETQHFPDTPNQPSFPSATLKPGETFHETTVHTFAVEK